A genomic region of Helicoverpa armigera isolate CAAS_96S chromosome 31, ASM3070526v1, whole genome shotgun sequence contains the following coding sequences:
- the LOC135119196 gene encoding sucrose-6-phosphate hydrolase-like yields the protein MKTLQVYSVIFSVIVTALACELRETNEEIQNKRQVEEYINKTRPVVLDNPRYRLHYHIAPPVGWVNDPAGFAYYKENYHVFYEYNPFNTSYGKTHWGHVISKDLVTWTQLPIALIPEEELCFSGSAIEVEGTLVLMYTAHKKNESSFNETQYLAFSNDGVVFKKYVKNPVISFANNNSLDFRDPKVWRHGNWYYVVIGSKSSDDKGRVLLYKSKDMEYWEYVSEIAKNNYDLGYMWECPDFFELNGRFVLLISPQGLTNKTTDRYQNQFQVGYIIGTFDYATGDFKEEVAFQELDYGHDFYTTQTLEHEGIRHLIGWMGTWYAIFPEREDGWAGAMTITRQLTLNGDRILMKPVQAIENLRGPPIFDGYLEPDNIISLNQTGELIITVNMTEDLILNIRGENDISLIILKWDMATKKVVLDRNGDIRQGEWKPMLSTSWRVFLDASSIEVFCGEGEMTFTSRVYPNALFNDFTSKSTKLAMSSSKPKTGREKARPMI from the exons ATGAAGACTCTTCAAGTATACTCAGTGATATTCAGTGTAATAGTGACAGCTTTAGCCTGTGAATTAagagaaacaaatgaagaaatACAGAACAAAAGACAAGTCGAAGAATACATTAATAAGACCAGACCAGTTGTACTTGATAACCCAAGGTATAGACTGCATTATCATATCGCACCGCCAGTGGGCTGGGTGAATGACCCTGCTGGGTTTGCCTACTACAAAGAAAACTACCATGTTTTCTACGAATACAACCCTTTTAATACTTCTTATGGTAAGACACATTGGGGCCATGTGATCAGCAAAGATCTAGTGACATGGACACAACTACCAATAGCTTTGATACCTGAAGAAGAATTGTGTTTCTCTGGCAGTGCGATTGAAGTAGAAGGTACGCTAGTTCTTATGTATACTGCACACAAGAAAAATGAATCTAGTTTCAATGAAACTCAGTATCTAGCATTCAGTAATGATGGAGTGGTCTTCAAAAAGTATGTCAAAAATCCTGTTATTTCGTTTGCTAATAACAACTCTTTGGATTTTCGTGATCCTAAAGTTTGGAGGCATGGTAATTGGTACTACGTTGTGATTGGCAGTAAAAGTTCTGATGACAAAGGCAGGGTCCTTCTCTACAAATCCAAGGACATGGAATATTGGGAATACGTCAGTGAAATTGCCAAAAATAATTACGATTTGGGCTACATGTGGGAGTGTCCCGATTTCTTTGAGTTGAATGGTCGTTTTGTGCTCCTCATATCTCCTCAAGGTCTTACTAATAAGACTACAGATAGGTATCAGAATCAATTCCAAGTTGGATATATTATTGGTACTTTTGATTATGCAACTGGTGATTTTAAGGAAGAGGTAGCATTTCAAGAGCTTGATTACGGTCATGACTTTTATACTACCCAAACTTTAGAACATGAAGGTATAAGACACCTTATAGGATGGATGGGAACATGGTATGCTATTTTCCCTGAACGAGAAGACGGATGGGCCGGAGCTATGACCATAACCAGACAATTGACGTTAAACGGAGACAGAATCCTAATGAAACCAGTTCAAGCTATAGAAAACCTAAGAGGACCACCGATCTTTGACGGATATCTGGAACCTGACAATATAATATCATTGAATCAAACAGGAGAGCTTATTATAACTGTCAACATGACAGAAGACCTAATTTTGAACATCAGAGGTGAGAATGATATTTCTCTAATTATTCTTAAATGGGATATGGCTACGAAGAAGGTTGTATTAGATAGAAATGGTGATATAAGACAAGGGGAATGGAAACCTATGTTGTCAACATCCTGGAGAGTTTTTTTAGATGCCAGTTCTATTGAAGTTTTCTGTGGTGAAGGAGAAATGACATTCACATCAAGAGTTTATCCTAATG CGCTATTTAATGATTTCACATCAAAAAGTACTAAGTTAGCTATGAGCTCCTCCAAACCTAAAACAGgcagggaaaaggctaggccgatgatcTGA